One region of Rattus norvegicus strain BN/NHsdMcwi chromosome 13, GRCr8, whole genome shotgun sequence genomic DNA includes:
- the Cenpl gene encoding centromere protein L isoform 2 (isoform 2 is encoded by transcript variant 2) — protein sequence MDTYDSQGPTSRRRTSNLKDYFVSATPLQKRLKLARRQSSVFPSPSRRKIPQCSQLQEDIDPQKVAFLLHKQWTVYSLTPLYKFSYSNLKDYSRLLSAFIAAEKQKGLAVEVGEDFNIKVIFSTLLGVKGTQRDPEAFLVQIRSESQSSREHRQDKVLWTGWFCCVFGENLQETVSEDFTCLPLFLAHGAESNTSLIGGWFQKTFDCCFSPLAISAFNLSWMAAMWTACKMDHYMATTEFFWSVPCSPQSLDISYAIHPEDAKALWDSVHKTPGEVTQEEVDLFMNCLYSHFHRHFRIHLSATRLVRVSTSVASAHTDGKIKILCHKYLIGVLAYMTELAIFQIE from the exons ATGGATACTTATGATTCTCAAGGACCAACTTCTAGACGAAGGACCTCAAATCTTAAGGACTACTTTGTGAGTGCCACCCCTCTGCAGAAACGACTGAAGTTGGCCAGGAGACAGAGTTCAGTTTTTCCCAGTCCATCTCGAAGGAAAATTCCCCAGTGTTCACAGTTGCAG gaaGATATCGATCCTCAGAAGGTTGCATTTCTCCTCCACAAACAGTGGACTGTATATAGTTTAACTCCCCTGTATAAATTCTCCTATTCTAATCTCAAAGACTATTCTAGACTTCTAAGTGCATTTATTGCTGCCGAAAAGCAAAAAGGACTTGCTGTGGAAGTGGGAGAAGACTTCAATATCAAAGTGATTTTCTCTACTCTTCTTGGAGTGAAAGGGACGCAAAGGGACCCTGAAGCATTTCTTGTCCAG ATTCGTTCAGAATCCCAGTCATCACGTGAACACAGACAAGATAAAGTGTTGTGGACCGGTTGGTTCTGTTGTGTATTTGGAGAGAACCTTCAGGAGACTgtctcagaagatttcacctgTCTACCCTTATTCCTTGCACATGGAGCGGAATCCAACACATCCCTAATCGGAGGCTGGTTTCAGAAAACTTTTGACTGTTGCTTTAGTCCTTTAGCAATCAGTGCATTTAATCTTTCCTGGATGGCTGCTATGTGGACTGCATGCAAAATGGACCATTACATGGCTACTACTGAATTCTTTTGGTCTGTGCCCTGTAGCCCACAGAGCTTAGATATTTCTTATGCCATACATCCAGAGGATGCAAAAGCTTTATGGGACAGTGTCCACAAAACACCTGGGGAAGTTACCCAGGAGGAGGTCGACTTATTTATGAACTGCCTTTATTCACATTTCCATAGGCATTTCAGAATTCACTTATCAGCCACAAGATTGGTTCGCGTCTCAACGTCTGTAGCTTCGGCACACACGGATGGGAAAATAAAG
- the Cenpl gene encoding centromere protein L isoform 1 (isoform 1 is encoded by transcript variant 1): MAMPPETMDTYDSQGPTSRRRTSNLKDYFVSATPLQKRLKLARRQSSVFPSPSRRKIPQCSQLQEDIDPQKVAFLLHKQWTVYSLTPLYKFSYSNLKDYSRLLSAFIAAEKQKGLAVEVGEDFNIKVIFSTLLGVKGTQRDPEAFLVQIRSESQSSREHRQDKVLWTGWFCCVFGENLQETVSEDFTCLPLFLAHGAESNTSLIGGWFQKTFDCCFSPLAISAFNLSWMAAMWTACKMDHYMATTEFFWSVPCSPQSLDISYAIHPEDAKALWDSVHKTPGEVTQEEVDLFMNCLYSHFHRHFRIHLSATRLVRVSTSVASAHTDGKIKILCHKYLIGVLAYMTELAIFQIE, from the exons ATGGCCATGCCCCCTgag accATGGATACTTATGATTCTCAAGGACCAACTTCTAGACGAAGGACCTCAAATCTTAAGGACTACTTTGTGAGTGCCACCCCTCTGCAGAAACGACTGAAGTTGGCCAGGAGACAGAGTTCAGTTTTTCCCAGTCCATCTCGAAGGAAAATTCCCCAGTGTTCACAGTTGCAG gaaGATATCGATCCTCAGAAGGTTGCATTTCTCCTCCACAAACAGTGGACTGTATATAGTTTAACTCCCCTGTATAAATTCTCCTATTCTAATCTCAAAGACTATTCTAGACTTCTAAGTGCATTTATTGCTGCCGAAAAGCAAAAAGGACTTGCTGTGGAAGTGGGAGAAGACTTCAATATCAAAGTGATTTTCTCTACTCTTCTTGGAGTGAAAGGGACGCAAAGGGACCCTGAAGCATTTCTTGTCCAG ATTCGTTCAGAATCCCAGTCATCACGTGAACACAGACAAGATAAAGTGTTGTGGACCGGTTGGTTCTGTTGTGTATTTGGAGAGAACCTTCAGGAGACTgtctcagaagatttcacctgTCTACCCTTATTCCTTGCACATGGAGCGGAATCCAACACATCCCTAATCGGAGGCTGGTTTCAGAAAACTTTTGACTGTTGCTTTAGTCCTTTAGCAATCAGTGCATTTAATCTTTCCTGGATGGCTGCTATGTGGACTGCATGCAAAATGGACCATTACATGGCTACTACTGAATTCTTTTGGTCTGTGCCCTGTAGCCCACAGAGCTTAGATATTTCTTATGCCATACATCCAGAGGATGCAAAAGCTTTATGGGACAGTGTCCACAAAACACCTGGGGAAGTTACCCAGGAGGAGGTCGACTTATTTATGAACTGCCTTTATTCACATTTCCATAGGCATTTCAGAATTCACTTATCAGCCACAAGATTGGTTCGCGTCTCAACGTCTGTAGCTTCGGCACACACGGATGGGAAAATAAAG